TAATCTTTAATCGGTGACGGCCACCACTCCTCAAAAACTCGgtgatattgttaaaatattgctATATTTTGCACCGTCGTGACCTTGAAAACGTCGACACCATAGAACAGGTCACAGGATCACGAATTAAGGTAAACACTATATCTATCTTAATTCGTGAACAGGAGTCTCCAACCTTTTTTAAGGCTGGCCAAATATGTGATACGCTTCGGTATCACAGGCCAACAAGTTAGGGATAGAGAGATAATgtcatttaacataatataaaagaattatttttatatagtaattaatatattaaaaacaacaaaaaactaatataggtatgttCTAAACATCAATAAGATTGGCGGGCTGTAGGTTGGAGACCCCTGCAATACGACATGTCGTATATTGAATTTAGTAATAGGTAgtgggtacctacctaacctatctattataattaccaagaaaataaatattatgggtTGGAATTGTCGAGCGAGCACGTCGGCATACTGTAATCAACACACGGCAGCTTACGTTAAATTTTCGCTATCTGCGTCTGCTGTAAAATAGTTTCTTATGATAACTTATTAGTGAAATAGTGATCACTACAACTGGTATGATATTCGAatggtacattatatatttatatataaatattatacaagtatataacTAATCAACATTTTTGGACTAAATTGTTGACgcgaattattttatacatttggcaattagtaattacacgtaaaatgaataatattttaaatacctggTGGACGGTGGTCATATCGACTATCAAAAATAGATCGTCAAAATCAGAGCTAGGgtttatatctatatacctatataaaattacttgTCCTGAGTGATccatcatcgcctagccggaaccGCTGAAGCTATGAGTATGAAATTAGGAAAGTAGTTTTGTTTTGTGATGTAAACActcactaagaaaggatttttcaaaattcaacccTACGGATTTCCTGactgattcatcatcgcctaaCCAGAACCACTGAACGGATCTGGCGGAAATTTAGCATACAGAGAGCTATTATGACGTAGGCATCCACTAAGAAAAGATTCTTGGAAATTCAACCATTAAAAGAGAAAATAAGGGGTTGAAAGAATACAACAGTTGCGCCAACTATCAAgcaatatcaaatttaaatatacaacattagttttaaaatacaaaatatacgaaCTTGATATTTAGAATAGTGGTTCCTTTAATGATCTagatgtgcaataagaaagaattttctgatattcatattttaaataggtggTCAAACAGGGATCTTAATAGATTCACGGTggaaattggatttttttttttgtttattgatggTTGCCTTTGGTTGCAGGttacatttgcaaattatttcacaaagctaggtACAATTACCTACGCCGATttgtccataaaaataaaatgaaataaattaaaataatataacaccaaaatatattagtatatgcataaatattaaatactcctAAAAATCCGGGATTATCAACTATGGTTTCAATACTATTTTAGGTAcactgtataaacatttttttcaactatacaAAGCTATAAGCTATATTTTATCACCCACTGGCCACTTCACTGTGTCTGCAATCTAACAAAGGTAGATTGCTTCACATAACCATAAACGAGACTCACGGCAACTCCGTGCGGgatggctaaaaattaaaatataatatgattttgtttcCAAATGCACAGCGGCAACAGCGAATTACAGCTAAAAGGAGttaattaatcacaatttttttattcagcTTGTACTATATGAAATAGTACTAATAATAATCTTTCGAGCTATGGCTATCCATGTGTTGGAAATATTTCTaacaattaattaggtattcttttaaatttaaatgtggtAATTTTTCAGGAAGATATACGGATCCAAAAGATAGACAATCATAATcgcaaatagcgtttgggatttgggggggggggggggaactaaagccttactttgataatattgaataagtttTAAACAAACTGTAAGAAATGTTTTTGGGTGGGCTTAGCCTCAAAatccccccctatttgcgcctaaATAGACAATAGACTTATAAAACGCATGAAAAAaggtactaggtacttataaatatacatgAACACTCAACAAGTTGCCTAGTTTATAAGACTGTTGTAGTGACtccaaacaatatttaaattgatagtTCAAATAACTTGAATAACCTACTTGGCCACCTATAGTACCTAGGTCAGGGTGATCCAACCTTTTGTAGCTGACGGGCCAAATACTATAATCCTATAATAACCAAAACGATATCTACTAATTTCTTAtcgttatacttatacataatctaattttaaattaataataggtatgtttccattaaacataaaacaaatttctaaAACATCGGAATGTatgtgtattttgtattaaatgtgtaattaaatttgttgCGCCTGAAGTAAAATCCTAGGACCaccattaggtatattataaataattattatacatttttcgcacaaacgtaatattatgttgccTGGCGGCTGGCGTAGTACATAGGCGTAGtgtataggcaaaataggtacattactgcAGTGGTCAACATAATACGTATAGGTATGATCCGTTAGCACACTTAGCCGAGAGAAAATGGTTGCATAATGCATACCATCCAAAACGGGTCCTGTGAAACACTATTCCGCCCGTCTTACGCTCTTACCTTTTTACATGCAAAAAACGCAACACGATTCCGCCCGTCTAGCACTTCTATAACTATTTtccaatacattatttattgtacagTCTGATTTGGTTACTTTCAACTACGAGTTTAACCAAGGAAAAAAGTAAGGTAAGGCTGGCGCAATTGTGTTACACCCGTCACCCAACGGGTCGTACCCCGCCGCATTCACCCGCAATCTATATTCTTAGTTTAGATATCTAATTtcgtttgagttttaaattcaatgagtttaaaaaagttgtgtttacataattttagattttttggtttctGTATGAACTTCTGAGTAACCTTGAATTGGTTTTTCTTTAAGGTTTTTggataatcaaaaatgttgtcatctataattattattgaaaaaaaaaactaaaaaaaatcttgcaatataggttaataaatattcacataatttttaataagggGGACGAAGTGGCCAGCAGCGTTGCCGGTTCAAACCTCGACCATGTGCGGCTCCTCTCTCTGGTCAGGCAGCAACTGTCTAGAGACTAGAGAGTGAGGCCGCCCCATCCCCTGACCAGGCATGGCAGACACCTACGGGTGACCAacttgaaattctgccaaacctaAAAACGTGTTTCAACCAACCATTCCAACTATTCCCCCCAAGAAAACAACATAGTTGCCAGGTttaaaagttcaataaaaagaaaaaaaatgtttaataaaatacttgatttatgtgaaatattaaaaaaaacctttattattgtatagttataaattaataagtgttCCTCCCTTCAACAtgaagtatacataatacatataggtaatatgatttGAAATACCTAatgtttactattaattattatataggtttttataaaacaataaaactaaataataaatactatgtatgtctgacaaaattaaatatacatactattttaatcttaattcttaaaaatatttattagcatccagcaataggtaggtacatgaataagtaaacaataatatagttaaacgGTACTATCTAAATAATGAAGATTTTCAGTCATGATGTACAACAAAATActcatttttgtataataaataaaatatatgttaattaaatgcaaaacatttaaaataacaaacttaTAAATTGGAAACCATGATAATATtgcattaaacataattaaaacaaaaacagtttaagtatctatattatatatatatctcctCTAATTCACTGTATAGATATGTGATTCTAAGATAGAgataatgacattttattatgtacacacacagtaatacaatataagtttTGGTAAATATACTCAActatttgttaatatcttcGTCCTCATAATGAACAAAatcacattatttatatttataaataatagttaataactataatttatataatcaacAATTACCAGTTAAtaccataattttaataaccatATCAGctgtaataaattaatcataaacTAGACATATTTCTAGACACATTTTCTCACACAATTTGAATTGTTGGCCCAAAATGtgtcaaaaaattgaaaaaactttGTACCAATTCAATCAAATAAAGATATCCTAACATAATTGTATTCATAGTTCACTGATTATGTTTtaactgaacaattaattttagaaaatagttACAtacaattactaatattattttatcaactaaaattttttaaatacacagtaatatattatatatttgttttaatatagttctgattacctatacaatttagAACACAAATCATAccacaaataaattgtatgaaagaagaatgtacctaataaacataatttaaacatttgatattttccaATTCGGTTAGATAAAACagttacaattttcaattttgactacttttataatatttaatatgtattaggtacattaggtaaatttattttagacgatttgtataattttgtatgtgTTCATAATGtcaccaatattataatataatatctaaaacaagagatgattataaaaaacaaaaataagtcttttttcaaacatttttataagtcttaggaaaataataatataatcaaattaaatttgatttgatgccaatattttttacataataatagaatttaatatacGTTAGGTAATATGTACaggttaattaaaattacacttATTTTCTGAGTGTGATAtgaatttaacatttaacattaatactttttatgtaactacattttataacttataacaataatatcattataatataatatacatgtttttatttgcaaataatggaaaatgtatcaacaaagttataaaaattggttgaatttcattataatagaaaagtaattaaattaataaagaataagaagatattaacttaaaataaataaataaataaatcatgaagaaaaaattactttttaatgttTGGCCTTGAAGTATATTGTTAAATCAGCTGAAGATTTCCAAATGAAATGTTTCAAAGTCCTTAAATCCATTGTAGGAGAAAGTATTTGATCATTACAGCTTAGTTCAAAATTTTTCTCAGGTGTATTTCCTTGTAGATGATTGCTTATGCAGTCTGAGGTTTTGTTATAAGGACCACTTCCATCATTTTCAGACAACTTTTCATGGATATACTCAGCTATTTTCTGGACTTGAATAAAGTCATTTGCCACTAAGCGATCTCTACTAGGTCGAAGAGTTCcactataaattttttttataaaaggttATTAATgaagacaattaaaaatattatatcttaacaTACTTTTTTACAGGCCTAATGCATGTATTTGATAGTGGCACAAGATAAAACGATATCTTGAGGGCTTTAGGTATACTTTTTTCAACGATAACATTCATAACCCATGCGGGAATAGTTTcgtttaaaattgaaacatcATTTTCATCTCCGGCCTGGCTAACTAACATCCTATATAGACACCGACCACCAACTTCACTTATCATAAGTGGTGTATGTTTAGGAATTCTACAACACTGAGAATCTAGTTTTGTCTGAGCATTGACTTCAGTAGACTGGGCTCCATCAGAAGACCCATGATCTGTTTGAATGCGATTAAGCCAATTTTCTAATAGTGATCGCAACATCCGATTGccataatttactaataaataaacaaaaattattattattttcttaacctCTATAGGAAACAACATTAATTCAATATGATAATTACCTCTTAAGTTATCATCCGTGACATTAATTCCTGCTTCTTTAGCAGAAACCCAAGCTGCAAAACAATCGTTTTCATCTTGTCCCAAGTGAATTGTTAGCatctaacaaaaattaaaattttaccattgaatataatattatttcttatatcttgtaactttaaatactaatataaaataatatatataccccTGTTTTCAAATCAACACTAAACCAgtttggtataaatattatacgatgtcttttttttatttcatcatcaAAATCGACTTCCCCTAAATCTTGAAGTTTAGAAGCCtacataattacaaataaatatatcaattaaataattgaatgcattaagttttattttgagGATAATAACCTTAAGGACATCATAAACTGCAACATTCTTTTCTGTGTCCTGTGTCAGTATAGTTCGTTTATCATTCAGTACATGGTATTTTCGTATAGCAGCAGCTCCTTTAAGTGTCCTAAATGGTTCTTGATTATATGGTACTGTTGGGACATCTTCAAAATCAGCTGTTTCATCACTTTTTCTTAATTtctaaaagtattaaataataattattttgtgaatatattatattattattaaatgtactatttaaattaacataaaagcaaacaattattttaataattttttttttgaatgttatTGACAACGAGGATTTGgcttacatttttatgtaagttataaatgtgtaaattattacaatttaaaaatgcttataaatactgtaaaaaaTCCTAAGTAGGGAACAGGTAATATTCTTAGCTCAAAGTTTGATTATATgtgaattcactctaatataaaaagtaacaaCAAATGGTTGGTGCTgctaaacatacattttcctatgttgcgcgtgggtcagagagagaaaacaaatggtaCGACATTCTCTTAACATTCAACTATTTGCCAAATAATATGCTTACCCAGCAATTAATAGAGGATTCGGATGTGGCTACCCAAATAGCACTCATATCAGGTGTTGTAACCATTTTTACAACTGGAGCTGTCTCATTGCATATAAGCTGAACTCTATTAGGATTTTTTAAATCTgtcatataaatttttttatcacgaCCACCAGATACGACATGGGAAAAATTTTCAGTTGCCTATAAACATAAggaaaatcatttaaattataaaatattatcttatacaataattatttaaatttaaagtaattaattattactgctAATGCCCAAACTCCTTCTTTATGAATTCTTAGAGTTTGAATGCATTGTTGTTGTCCTAGAGACCATAGTTTAATAGTTCCATCAGAGCTACCCGATAGGCATTGGGTACCATCACGATTTACAACCAAAGCTTTTACGTTGTCTGTGTGACCTATCAATTTCATCATACAGTCACTTGTCCTTGTGTCCCACACTCGTAAAACTTTTTCTGTGCTTCCACTAATTAAAACTGTACCACTATTGTTCATTGCCAGACTGTAAATAGAGTTTTTGCTACCAGGCAGGGAAGCCgctaaacatattgtataacaattaataaaaaccaatctttattttatgttatacctCATAAATAACATACTTGTTACAGTATTATTAGTAGTAGTTAAAGTAGTCAACATATTAACATCCCACATGAATATTGTTTTATCTAACCCAGCTGATGCGACCACTTCTTTATCACGAGCATATGCTAAAGCTCGAACATAATCTTTATGAGTTCGCAAGGTTGATAAACAAGTATTTTCTTTCCGAAGTCCCCATAATTTAACAGTGGTATCTGAACTTGCAGAAATCACTGAAAAcaccaaattaaaattaaatcacaatataatagtaaataagaGTGGTAAACATAGCATAGTTATGTTTTTAAGAGATGATGGAAAAATTTGAAGATACAGTGATGTTAGcgcatattttattgaaactgTAAACAAGATATTCTATTacacctatttatttttcagatatttttaacgttatattattttatgtacaataaatcattaaaatgtttaaacttacAATAATTTCCACCGCAACATAGTACAATATCATTAACCCAGTCAGTATGATGTTCCAAAGACCGTAAATATGTGGCTTCAACATTATCTCGGACATCCCATTGCCGTATTATGCCATCTCGACCGGCTGAATATAAAATTCCTTGTTTAGAATCCAATTGTAAGGAATTGATACCAGCTCTATGTCTACGTTCTTCTTCATCACGTATAACAAAtgaaatctatattaaaatgaaaaaaatataattttaagtatccTGTGAAATtgtcaagttaattttaatcataacaCCTAtacagattaaaaaataaaatcatcattacTTGAACTTTTTTACGTCCAGGCTGTGCAAGACAATTTTTATGTAAAGTACTCATTTTGTACTTTGATTATGGCAGAATTACGAATATCCAATGCATTTTTCTATCAATTGATCGAATCAATATAACTATACCATCCTTAAAATGCAGGCGTTGATTATTTCTCTTCTTTGagtaatactaaatattactgTTCTGATTCTAAAAGACATTTAATACTTTCAAGTAACTGTTTTGAATACCGATgggcgataataatataatatattatttatgtggaacataatttgattaaatctatttaaattcagaattttattattaaatagaacttatcattttaaaaatataagtacaatattagGTGATAAGAACttaagataacaataatatcatggcttaaataaaaatgttatcttttattttaattctgatTTCCGAGTGCACGATGTAGAAGTACTCGACAAGTAgattgtaattagtaattactaattaataataacaatttatactatttacagtaaaaatcgTTTATAATGACACCGGACGCAGTGACATATTAGATTTGAAGATTGAttcctatattattgtatgcctagatcacgattaaagatatatcTTGAATCGTGGTTCAGATGCCCTAATTTGTATCGATTAGTATAGCGATTGGCGTCTGTATACCGACTACCAGCCATATGGATTTTATGGCAGTTATTTTCGGTTATACCTATCGGAAAAATCTTTTGTCTATAATGACTGTATTAAACTTAGATACTATACAAGTACCTAGAAGGTAATGCAACTTACCGATAATCCTaaatactaaaaacaaattttaaagaaattcaaaacaaatactgcatgatttttaaacaaacaaagTATAAACTTAGAAGACAGATTTGTTTAatacagatttaaaataataaaacaacttaGATTTTGTGCGGAGCgatgattgtattgattttacaatgacgtgtgttttttttatttgtttgtcatcaccttttgggacaGAAAacatgcttcgattttcttcaacagcatgtTTCCTGAGAgataagtgaatctagttggtattttgggggggtcaaaaaaaagttttcaaaagagtcgagaaaaacaaacaaaaaattaagaaaaaacggagATTTTTACGTATAACcagtatactaaaaaaataatcgatttagttttttagttgggtaggtactttaaaaaaaaaaaatcgcacgGCAGTAATGCAAAAGCAATTCTCGCGGCGCCATCGGTtacaaattggaaaaaaaaaggtactttaaaaaataaccgtagatacatgaaatttgaattgaatatttatatgaattgtTGCaactatttttgagctatttacagGCATAAGGCATTTTCgaaatgtattagtttttttttaaattaatgtcaataaaaaatgtttgcacagataaaaaactggaaaatatgtaatacaacgTTCCTCACAGTTCCAGGAACTCATAAGACCTCCACTGTGTAGGAAATTATAGTTACAAAGAACTAAAAGAACTGATCTCAAAGATGCTGTTCAACTTTCAGAAGATACAATAActtctttgaaaaatattagatcGAATTTAGAACAATAGTTTCCAATTATATGTAACTCAATggaggtaaatattaaaatactttatttaaaacgattaaTGAAATCATAGTCATAGGCGCAAGtgccagggactggaaccgtaCCGAAATTGACCGGTTTTGGACCGAAACCTTTTGAAAATCTTGGGACCGAAACCGGAGcctaaaattataaagatttcctgtataatttccccaacactgtatatctattaacaataatttcaaatctatatttatgtaggtactacctatatttgtaatatttttgtgaaacagtaacagtaaatactaaattgtgaCTACTATATCTACATACATTTACGGccagtaaattgtatttatttaaactaccTACTGCTACTTGCTAGTTCAGACTTCTGGACGACGTGTTCCAACTCTCCTATCTCAATTATACCCTAATCAATAATGccattacaattatttgtacctattcagttgtgtaggtactttttaaGACTGATTTGAACTAGAATTAGAATAGCTTTAAACAGAAAGACTTAGATCgttagttttgtattttttttttaaatactacatATACTATGAACGTAAATAGGGGCAGCCTAGAGGAGAACTGTACCTACttggtattaattttttgtatcgtGTGTTGGccataaacacaatataaacacAAACGTACACTAACaagttaggtatttatatttattattataataaataatagatacgtTAGGCGCTGGCTCAATAGTATGCTgcctagttattaattttcttaatgttattacttattacgaaataataaacgatattgcgtaaaaattccagttttcccttaatttttgttgtttgtCCCTCCACTATTGAAAACTAGcgggaatttaaaattttgacctccccaatgcaccaactagattcactttcctatcgaacaagatacctacaactgttgaagaaaattgaagcagttttactgctccaaacCGTGATAACacacaaataaaacaatttaaaaaaacacgcacacatcattgtataatcaatatacaaaaaggtgggtaagtggatgtcgctctgctgtacagtaggttacaagcgggtcactgtaatggatggtgttaaatttcaattcaatgatataatatcattgtataagaaaaacgattctgagcgaaaacggtcagtcagcctatgatattaccaagtatatttgatgatattattgtgaataaagtaatttatatataacctatttacgtggagccttgatttaaattttcaatccttagccataaaagttaaacagtttatacatttttaaatacaaaataattaataaactataaatttgataaatgttgtcaacatttgaactttaaatgcttataaaaaaaaaattgtgcctatgtattttaatatttttcaactgctattagaacgatatatcaggagccttatattaaattttcacgcttttttacccaacaaataaaattttattgatatttatagaaaaaaaactaaaaaaattgaaaacttacaatgtccgcaaacagctcaaaaagagtaaaaatattttcaaaattgtatggtgtatagaaaatgctaatataaactgtataactaatattcagtgaaatttttatgaattctttcataaaagttaaacagtttatacatttttaaatacaaaataattaataaactataaatttgataaatgttgtcaacatttgaactttaaatgcttataaaaaaaaaattgtgcctatgtattttaatatttttcaactgctattagaacgatatatcaggagccttatattaaattttcacgcttttttacccaacaaataaaattttattgatatttatagaaaaaaaactaaaaaaattgaaaacttacaatgtccgcaaacagctcaaaaagagtaaaaatattttcaaaattgtatggtgtatagaaaatgctaatataaactgtataactaatattcagtgaaatttttatgaattctcaactcaaaataatttgctaattttcgtgatttttccgtattttgtcaatatttgaactttaaatgcttataaataaaaactgtgactaaggatttttaatttttttcatctgcctttgaaacaataacctaggagccttctattaaattttcaagcttttttactcaacagataaaattttattgatatttatagaaaaaaaactaaaaaaaatggaaattgacaatgtcattaaacagctcaaaataagtcaaaatatttagaaaatgttatggtgtataggaaatgcaattataaacattcagtgaaaattgtttatttgtttttaagttacaccaataaccaaaatcgattttctcgaaacagattttgcgtaaaaattccagattttccttaattgttcttttgtttttcacgtcgcttttgaaaactactgggaaattttaacttttgaccccccaaagtaccaactagattcactttcctatcagaaaagttactgttgaagaaaatccaagcacttttactgtcctaaaaggtgaagagacacaaaaaaaaaaacacacattgtaaaatcaacattcattgctccgctcaaaatctaaaaaaatatataggtaggtacatttttttttagtaattttaagttgaaacttggatgaaattaaatgtttaaacaaagattaacaatatttgttatttctttaattatagttcaaaaacattattcgtATGGTTACTTacaatttacttaatttttatattttatatacctacctaggtacacaatgcaatgtttttggcaaaagttttactattaataaaataaattacttaaatagtgacaatatagatataatatctaTTCTTAGTAAATTAGTACTATATAGtactaatatattactatatagacTTACTTTTTGATGTATTTGACCTATCAATTCAAAAATCACATCAATAAtcgttatacaaaaaataattttcaaaattaatacatttcatttaacTATCTAATAAGTATTTAAGTGTTAGGTTTAGGATACTTAGGTACagcagtataatagtatattgtaccATTCTCTGATTCTCATCACAATATAAATTTAGACAATATTACTGtcataatttcaaatgtatgcTCAAAACACAGAAATTTAATTCAAGACGAGTGGCTCTACTGGAGCCACTCAAGTTTGCTTGGTTAGTCCATAGAGTATCATAGATGTGCTGTGGGATTTATACTTGTTACAGCATGGGGTGCTTCTCAAGTTCTCACATCCCACAGCGTTGTCCCTAGGTAATGCTAAGTCACTCGCTGTTTCGTTGGGTTTTATCTCTtaacctaatggctaatattaTACTCACCATTAAAGATATATACTTCATAAAGTCGTGGTCATACTAATTATAGTAAAGCTAGGTTAGaatgtcttaaaaataaaatatctgatgCTGTAATATTAGTACATTAGCTATTGATCAAGCACATCAAAACGATTTCCAATCCTCTTTAAATTCTTATCGATAATTGTGTATGGTAGTGCCTGTAATAtgaattacaaacatttaatattttgcagCAAGCATTTATGCTGTATGAAACACATTACACCAAGTATTTTAGTACTtttgtgtgtaaaatatatttaccaaggAATTTAAGATATATTCCACTATTTTACGTACACTACTATATTGTTCTTCTTACATCAAATAACGGATTGCGATATAACCTTGATTTATCGGTGTTTGTTTCAGTGGTGACTGGCTTGCCATTTCAACTCAAGGAACaa
Above is a window of Metopolophium dirhodum isolate CAU chromosome 3, ASM1992520v1, whole genome shotgun sequence DNA encoding:
- the LOC132941531 gene encoding WD repeat-containing protein 48 translates to MSTLHKNCLAQPGRKKVQISFVIRDEEERRHRAGINSLQLDSKQGILYSAGRDGIIRQWDVRDNVEATYLRSLEHHTDWVNDIVLCCGGNYLISASSDTTVKLWGLRKENTCLSTLRTHKDYVRALAYARDKEVVASAGLDKTIFMWDVNMLTTLTTTNNTVTTASLPGSKNSIYSLAMNNSGTVLISGSTEKVLRVWDTRTSDCMMKLIGHTDNVKALVVNRDGTQCLSGSSDGTIKLWSLGQQQCIQTLRIHKEGVWALAATENFSHVVSGGRDKKIYMTDLKNPNRVQLICNETAPVVKMVTTPDMSAIWVATSESSINCWKLRKSDETADFEDVPTVPYNQEPFRTLKGAAAIRKYHVLNDKRTILTQDTEKNVAVYDVLKASKLQDLGEVDFDDEIKKRHRIIFIPNWFSVDLKTGMLTIHLGQDENDCFAAWVSAKEAGINVTDDNLRVNYGNRMLRSLLENWLNRIQTDHGSSDGAQSTEVNAQTKLDSQCCRIPKHTPLMISEVGGRCLYRMLVSQAGDENDVSILNETIPAWVMNVIVEKSIPKALKISFYLVPLSNTCIRPVKNGTLRPSRDRLVANDFIQVQKIAEYIHEKLSENDGSGPYNKTSDCISNHLQGNTPEKNFELSCNDQILSPTMDLRTLKHFIWKSSADLTIYFKAKH